GATGCTCGCGACCAACGGATCGACCACGATCGGCGTTACCACTCGGGTTATCCGACTTACCCGTCGCAGATCCCCGCCTATGGTCCACCCACCCACGCTCAACCGGGATATCCCGCCTATCGCGACGGCCAACACCGACAAGACTACTACGCGCCCCGCGTCTACGATGCGCCGCCGGTAGTCTACGGTGAACCGACCATGGCAGCTCTGCCGGCGCAACCTACCTTATCGACCGAAGATGTCGTCGCGATGGTTCGAAGTGGTCTGAGCGAGCCGATGATCGTCCGCCAAATCCAACTTCGTGGCGTATCACGGCATCTGGCCGTTTCGGAAATCATCGCGTTGCACCAACAAGGCGTTAGCGAGTTGATCATTGACGCGATGCAGGGCGTTTTCGCAGAACCTACCGTGTCGTCGCCCAGTGATTTTGACCGCAATGGAACGTACCGCAGCAATGCGACGCCCACAGTCGAAGGACGCTCGTACCGATACCCGACCGAATCGCCCGATTTGTACGGTCCCAGCCTGCTGGCACCGCGAAACTGAGCCTGCTGGCACCGCGAAACTGAGCCGATGCTTGGCGACGGTCCGCCCGTTTCGACGGATGCTGGCCAGCCGGAAGACCTAGCAATCGACGTGGACCTCCCATGCGACGTCCCACTCGACACCACTAACGGCCACAAACGAACCACCCCACGGAGCC
The sequence above is a segment of the Rubripirellula tenax genome. Coding sequences within it:
- a CDS encoding glycine zipper domain-containing protein — encoded protein: MIKRFTLAALLVSVSVAQANAQDHTNRRRGAILGGLAGAAIGVAIGDKGNNETAGALIGGAVGAVAGGTIGDARDQRIDHDRRYHSGYPTYPSQIPAYGPPTHAQPGYPAYRDGQHRQDYYAPRVYDAPPVVYGEPTMAALPAQPTLSTEDVVAMVRSGLSEPMIVRQIQLRGVSRHLAVSEIIALHQQGVSELIIDAMQGVFAEPTVSSPSDFDRNGTYRSNATPTVEGRSYRYPTESPDLYGPSLLAPRN